The Clostridium aceticum genomic interval GTTGGCTTAATCTCAGTTCAGCCTCTATAGTCTCCTCCGAAGCAATAGGCATATCGTAGACATATTTACCAAATTGCGGCAGATCTTCTTCTTTTATCATATACTGAAATCGTGGACTATTATAAATAATAACATTATTTTTTCTTACGATGATTCCAGAATTAAAAAGTATTAGTTGCTTTTCTAATTCCTTAAAGTAATTTTCATCCTGAAAATTTTCTGGTGTTTTCAAAGAAACTTCTTTAATACTGGAAAAAAACATCTCCCGGTCTGCTACTGCTTGTTTAAGCGTATGGACTTTACCTACTCCAGGATAAGATTTATAAAAATCTCCAATATAATAAAGCCCTGCAAATATACCTACTATGATTGTTAAAAATATAGGTACTAAAAGCAATGCTATATACGATAATAATAATCTAAATTTAATGGACATAGTCTTCTCCTTAGCTTTCTATATATAGACATCTGATCCTAAATTTTAATATACTAAGGGCTACATTTTCAGCCCACGGTTTCGGGGCGAAACCGTAGACCGTATATATGAAAACTTAGTTTTTAAAGCGTATGTTCTATATACAACTTTTTTGATAGTTTAATTATATACAATGATTATAAATTGTCTATAAAGTATTTCTTAAATTTTTCTAAAGAGAGAGTTCATAGCAATAATTTTATAAATATTTCAGAGGCGTTAACTTAGTACAATTATTACCAAAATTCTCTTGAACTGTCATCCTGAGGGTAGCGAAGGATCTTGAAATAACGAAGGATGACAAGTTATGGTTTAAGTTAACGCCAATGATAAATATTTAAGATTTTGTTTATAGATAAACAAAATCAAAGTTTGAACTTACTTATCTATATCTGTAATTTATAATTGCTAGTTATAAGAAAGGCGTACAGCAAGAAAGTCCCTGCTCTACACATTAGCATAGGCGGGACCTTCTTAGCTTATACATGACCAAATCAAAAGTTTAGCAATTGATTAATCCATACATGTCTTTTTATACACAGTGACGTGATAGTTTCCATCTTCCTCTTGATTTACATCTGCTTTTAAGTTAAGTTTTTGAAACTCTCCTTCAAACCATTTAGGAATATGTGCACAAATCACCTTTAGTTCATAAAAGCTGTTCTTTCTAAGAAAAGGCAGCAGTACCTGCTTAGATGTAACCCCTGTGCTGCTTTGCTGCAATTTTTTGAGGTTCATGAAATAATATCCCTTTTTTTCTCCTTCTATAGGCATGGGAGCTTCCTCTTCTTCACTATCATTGACTTCTTCTTCTTTTTCCAAAATTACATCTAAAAAGATCTCGGGATGACCTTCTAGTTCCCATAAAGTAAATCCTTCAGCATCTAATACTGTGTATATCAACCCAGTAATTTCTCTTGCCGCAAAAATTTTGCAACTATCACCCAAAGACTTCATCATCTCTGTAAGACTTTGTCTTACACCTATCATACCTTTTGTATAGTCTATACCAAAAGGAAATTCTTTGACAATCTCCCACTGCCCTTCAACCTTTTTATAAACCCTAATACATCCAGTTTCCAAAAGTACAGAGGTGTGATTATTGTCATTTAAAAAACAAGCTATTTCTTTACTCATATTCTTTCCCCCTTTTAAGTTTTAAATTTAACAAAAAAGCACAGCGAAAAATCTTCGCTGCACATCTTTATGCATATTTCTATTTAAGTTTATTTTATTCTTGCAACAAAATGATAGGATAAATCATTATAGCACAACTTTATTATATTTACAATTCTGAAAATTCTTTATACTGCAATATATTACACTTTGCACTGAGTATGGGGTAGGTTGCAGCAAGTAATAGCTATGGAAAAATTATATTTACTTTATTAATGAATTTTCAAAACAACTTTTTTTTATCATTTTTCTAGCTATACAATATAAATTTATGATCTCATTTATATATATACTGCTTTCTTTAACAAGATTTTTTTTCAGCAGTAGATCTAATTCATGAGCTTTATCATATACCCCCTTAACAGATAGGTTGATCGACATACCTTTTATATTGTGTACTACATGTTGAAGTGCTTGATAATTTTTAGTTTTTACAAGTTCCTTCATAAGTAGAATATTTTCCTCCATCTCTTTAAAATATTCTTCGTACAGGATGATGATATCTTCAATTTCTATACCTATTTCTTCTACTACTTTTTCTATATGAAAATCCTCCATGTTTTTCCTCCTTATGGATAAAACTTGCACCGGATATTATTCATAGGCTTCTTTTATCTTTATGATCTGTGGTAAGATCTTCATAAATACCTCTAGCAGCCTCGGTTCAAAGTGACTCCCTCGCAATCTCAACATCTCATCAACAGCAGCATCAATATGCCAAGCATGTTTATAAGGTCTTGGCGTAGTTACAGCATCAAAAAAGTCACATATGGCTACAATCCTACCTTCTATAGGAATTTCTTCTCCCTTTAATCCCTTAGG includes:
- a CDS encoding Hpt domain-containing protein, yielding MEDFHIEKVVEEIGIEIEDIIILYEEYFKEMEENILLMKELVKTKNYQALQHVVHNIKGMSINLSVKGVYDKAHELDLLLKKNLVKESSIYINEIINLYCIARKMIKKSCFENSLIK
- the anfO gene encoding Fe-only nitrogenase accessory protein AnfO, with translation MSKEIACFLNDNNHTSVLLETGCIRVYKKVEGQWEIVKEFPFGIDYTKGMIGVRQSLTEMMKSLGDSCKIFAAREITGLIYTVLDAEGFTLWELEGHPEIFLDVILEKEEEVNDSEEEEAPMPIEGEKKGYYFMNLKKLQQSSTGVTSKQVLLPFLRKNSFYELKVICAHIPKWFEGEFQKLNLKADVNQEEDGNYHVTVYKKTCMD